Within Rhipicephalus microplus isolate Deutch F79 chromosome 9, USDA_Rmic, whole genome shotgun sequence, the genomic segment cgggagagcgtcccttttcttgtgtccactgcagTGCATCATTTTTACAGAAGCCGCATCTTGTTAAGCACATGCGTACCCACAcgggagagcgtcccttttcttgtgtccactgcagTGCATCATTTTTACAGAAGCCGCATCTTGTTAAGCACATGCGTACCCACAcgggagagcgtcccttttcttgtgtccactgcagTGCATCATTTTTACAGAAGCCGCATCTTGTTAAGCACATGCGTACCCACAcgggagagcgtcccttttcttgtgtccactgcagTGCATCATTTTTACAGAAGCCGCATCTTGTTAAGCACATGCGTACCCACAcgggagagcgtcccttttcttgtgtccactgcagTGCATCATTTTTACAGAAGCCGCATCTTGTTAAGCACATGCGTACCCACAcgggagagcgtcccttttcttgtgtccactgcagTGCATCATTTTTCCAGAAGCCGCATCTTGTTAAGCACATGCGTACCCACAcgggagagcgtcccttttcttgtgtccactgcagTGCATCATTTTTACAGAAGCCGCATCTTGTTAAGCACATGCGTACCCACAcgggagagcgtcccttttcttgtgtccactgcagTGCATCATTTTTACAGAAGCCGCATCTTGTTAAGCACATGCGTACCCACAcgggagagcgtcccttttcttgtgtccactgcagTGCATCATTTTTACAGAAGCCGCATCTTGTTAAGCACATGCGTACCCACAcgggagagcgtcccttttcttgtgtccactgcagTGCATCATTTTTACAGAAGCCGCATCTTGTTAAGCACATGCGTACCCACAcgggagagcgtcccttttcttgtgtccactgcagTGCATCATTTTTACAGAAGCCGCATCTTGTTAAGCACATGCGTACCCACAcgggagagcgtcccttttcttgtgtccactgcagTGCATCATTTTTCCAGAAGCCGCATCTTGTTAAGCACATGCGTACCCACAcgggagagcgtcccttttcttgtgtccactgcagTGCATCATTTTTACAGAAGCCGCATCTTGTTAAGCACATGCGTACCCACAcgggagagcgtcccttttcttgtgtccactgcagTGCATCATTTTTACAGAAGCCGCATCTTGTTAAGCACATGCGTACCCACAcgggagagcgtcccttttcttgtgtccactgcagTGCATCATTTTTACAGAAGCCGCATCTTGTTAAGCACATGCGTACCCACAcgggagagcgtcccttttcttgtgtccactgcagTGCATCATTTTTACAGAAGCCGCATCTTGTTAAGCACATGCGTACCCACAcgggagagcgtcccttttcttgtgtccactgcagTGCATCATTTTTACAGAAGCCGCATCTTGTTAAGCACATGCGTACCCACAcgggagagcgtcccttttcttgtgtccactgcagTGCATCATTTTTACAGAAGCCGCATCTTGTTAAGCACATGCGTACCCACAcgggagagcgtcccttttcttgtgtccactgcagTGCATCATTTTTACAGAAGCCGCATCTTGTTAAGCACATGCGTACCCACAcgggagagcgtcccttttcttgtgtccactgcagTGCATCATTTTTACAGAAGCCGCATCTTGTTAAGCACATGCGTACCCACAcgggagagcgtcccttttcttgtgtccactgcagTGCATCATTTTTCCAGAAGCCGCATCTTGTTAAGCACATGCGTACCCACAcgggagagcgtcccttttcttgtgtccactgcagTGCATCATTTTTACAGAAGCCGCATCTTGTTAAGCACATGCGTACCCACAcgggagagcgtcccttttcttgtgtccactgcagTGCATCATTTTTACAGAAGCCGCATCTTGTTAACCACATGCGTACCCACAcgggagagcgtcccttttcttgtgtccactgcagTGCCTCTTTTAGCCATAAAACCACGCTCGCTCACCACATGTTCACCCACTCCGATGGGCGTTCGTTTACTTGCGACGAGTGCCATGCGTCCTATTCGCGGAAAGACAGCCTCAAAGACCACATGTCCCATTGTCATGCGAAGAAGATGGCTTGAATGTGAGTGGAATGAAGCCTTTTTTTGTGGGGCGAAAAATGAAAGTTAATGGAACACGACTTCATTGGGTAACATAAATTACAAAGTGCGCAAACAGGATTCAGATGCACGAGATATCAAGTATTTTGCAGAATATTGCTTTTCCATGTTTCTTATGTCTACTGCAGTGCATCTTTTTCAAGGACACAGCACTTGTTTCTCACTTGTCTTGTCATATGTATGAGAAGTCATAAAGATGAGGTACCTACAGGCTTCCATCAAACTGTGCTAGGTGCTATGGGAGGGGTGAGTTTGCAGATTAGAAGCCGTTGTGAAGCCGTGGTTTGAGGTTGGAAAAGCTTTTTAGTGTTGCAGTTCAGAATGGAGATTGGCACAATTTGGTGGAAGTCCCATGGTGTCATAAAATAGAGTGGGAAGAAGAGGCCCCCTTCTTCAGATATGATTACCTAAATAACTGAATGCTAATATCGGATAACGCCTTTTTGTATTTCATTAGTGCTCGTTTAAATAGGTGGCTACTGGCAAGAATGGTGTCTGAAAGAGCCAGTGAAGAGACCTATGGTTTAAAAGTTATGATGAAGGGACAAGTGCATACTTTTATCACGCGAGCATGCGAGTATTTTGCAAAAAGTGTTTCATAGAATAGTGAATTTATAAGGTGTAGAACAATGTGCTTTAGCTGGTCTGGAGTCTTCAACCTGGCCACCCTTCTCTGCTGTGAAGAGGGGTTATCATAGCCTATTGTGGGGTCTGTACCCACTTCAGCATCGTAACACGACATCACTGATTACATTATCGGTGTGCATTTAATCACCAGGAACGGCTTCCTTCACATGTCACTCGTGTTGGAATTACACTGTAAAAAAGTGTGGTGTAAATGATGCAAGACACTGTGATGGCCTGGCAAGGTAGACAAATGCACGACATGTGCGACTAATGCACCGCCAAAACCACATCACCCATTGAGAGGGGGGTATGTTGTGTTGAATGCCCTGAAAGTAGGAATTAATTTTAATTTTGAACGTGTTTATGCAAGTCTGATAAGTTGACACTGTGTTTGGTGGTGACTCAATGCTGTTGCACTGCCGTACCTTTAGAATGATTTTTAAATATGTAAACAGCTGATATCTTGTACTTCATTGTAGCTGATATCTTGCACTTCATTGTGAAGCTAACCCAGTCAGCCATTGCATTTCAGTTATGTTTCACCTCAAGGGGATATTAAAGCTAGCATTGATTAACTATCTCCACTTCTTTTCATAAGGGTAATATCTTCGAGAAACAGTCACGCCTTAAATGCACTTACTGCACTTAATCTGGGTCTTGCTGCGTTCACTCAGAACGtgaatttttcaaagcacaggtAAACAACCCACACAAGAGAGCATCCCTTTTTCGGTTTCTACTGCCACCCATCCTGTCTGAAGAGCCTTGAAGATCacatgaacactttttttttctgtgtgtgcttTTTGGCAAAACAGCTCTGACTTTGTCATGGGTTCATCCCCCATGTTAATAAAGAACTCTGAAGGTCAGGGGCATGCAAGTTTTTGTCTGTGGGGTTCAATTTATTTTAGTTGTATATAGACTTtagcttctttatttcttgagaACGTTTATCAATTCATCCTCTTTTGAGTTTCTTCGACGCTGTTGCTTGCAGTGGCATCTGTCATTCTTTAAGAAAATTTATTTGGTGCTCTTCGTTACTTTCCACGCATGCAAGGAAATCGAACATTTGGCTTGCAAAAAATGTAGAACACATAGTGTTATGTAGCATTGCTCAGCACATTAAGGGTAAATCAAGTTAATCTTTCTCTATGAGATAACTAATGACCACTTGTTAGTCTACTGTATGTAACCAGGCTCTCTTTTACAATGCGTTGTGTAAGTTTATCATCCATATTTTAGTCTAGAAAACGAAATTTGCATGTGTGAATTTGTTGGAATAGAGGTATAAAGAAAGTAGTGTAAATAGGGACATACAAGAACGCAATAAAATGTTGATAGATCTAAGTTTCCTGTGTTTTGTTGGCACCTCTTTCGATTTACAGAATTTAATTGATGTTTTCAGAGTTATGAAATGCATAAAGACTTGAACACAAAGAAATGTATTCATGTAAatgtaagccccgccgcggtagtctagtggctaaggtactcggctgctgacccgcagggcgcgggttcgattcccggctgcggcggctgcatttccgatggaggcggaaatgttgtaggcccgtgtactcagatttgggtgcacgttaaagaaccccaggtggtctaaatttccggagccctccactacggcgtctctcataatcaaatggtggttttgggacattaaaccccacaaatcaatcaatcaaatcatgtaaATGTAAGTATGTGTACAGCATTTGTATCGAGAACAGATAATGAAACTTATGAGCCAGAAATTTGTACAAACAAAACAGTGCGATGCTAGTAATGTTCAAGAAAGATGTCTGGTGACAGAGATCAGGCAGTGTACTGGTAATAAACATATTATATGGCAACACCTGGCTCCTAAAATTGTAAAGAAATGTAAATATTTCGTTGGTTGAATTCTGTGTGTCTCCTTGAGGTGAATGTATGCACAAAAGAACACCGATGGCAACCTATGAAAACGTTCCAAGGCCATTGATGCTCTATATTTATCGAATGAAACTGTCAGCATTTTTTTGTCACGCGCTAAGCTTATTCATGCATCTGCCTACTTGGTGGgaattaatgttttttttttctgcctcctGAGATGTGCAGTCTGTCATATGTTTTAAGCATCAGGTTTCAGTGCCAGACAAGGGCTCATGTTCTGTCATCGAaacatatttatttttatacTTCGAAAAGCtacaccgctgccaccacttttTTATGGCCTACCCCCATTTGTGGTTATGTGTATGCTGCTGATTATTTTGAAAGAGTCTGAAAGCATCTCTCTACTAGGACTAAGTATCTTTTTCATGGTTTCGGTTGCTTGAGCCTGCGATTGTTGATGCAGCGTTGCCAAGGCATTGTGATTTGTTACGTGGCATGGCATCTCATATAAAAATATACCAAGGCTCATGGTTAGTAGTATGCAGACAAGGGTCCAAAAGTCGAGCGACTGGGGCAAGACCCTCAGTTAACAATAACAACTAAATTTCAACTAGATTCTAATTGACCCAAAAGACATAACGTATTGAATTACATTGCACACACGCGGGTGCAATGTCATGGACAAAGTATATTTCCAAAGGAAGTTCGCTATCACCTGTCTGTACTGGCCACACTCACATAGTTTTTGCTTACTCAGCTGGTCCATTTCTTTTTTCGACAAAGCAGTGAATGGAGTGCCGAGACATGAGTCACCCGCCCTGCGAATCTCGAGAGCCTCTACAATCCCCCTTTCTCTTTATTGCCCTCCAAGGTGCATCACAGAGGTAGTGTTATACGCTCAGATACAACTTCAGAGCTTTTTGCAGTGCTTATGCCACAAACCTCCCCCAGTGCAAAGTGGAATAATTTACAACACTTTGACTGTATGTTGGCTACAACATGTCTGTTGGGTGTATCGCAGTTTATTTTTAGCAGTATTTCCTCCGTGCACATCTTGAGCTTAAAAATGAATTGCAAGTTCCAGTAAGAAGCCTACAATAGCATTGAAGAAATCACCAAAACTTTTACGCTGTGCTAGATTAGGTATATTGCATGAAAAACAAGGACTACAATGAGACAGAGATAAGTTGATTAGTTTGTTATTGGTGAACCACTTTCTACTTTGTGCCCACATAAATTCAGAAAAAGTCCCTTAAAGTACAGCTGTCGTGGGAATAGAGCACATTGCAGGCATAACATAGAATATACTATTGCCTGTCAAGTGTATATATGAATATTCAACGTGTTTATGTAATGTGTACATCTTAACATGCATTTGTGCTTATAATGTTGCTCATTTGGCAGATTCAGTTGCAAAGAAGAGCTTCTTTATGGACGAAGTATGGGCACTTAGTTCACTTTACCAATCTAATTATGACGGAAGGTGCCATACATATGCCGTAGGTCAACTGGTAGAGCATAAGACACTTACCTCGAAAGTTGCCAGTTCGGATCACATCGACAGACTCGGCAGTTTTTTCGCAGATTTTCGTTCATGTCAATTTATGTCTTAATTAACCCTATGCCTGCCTACTTCGCCAACTCGTGTCCCCCCCATGAAaatgtgtgtgcgagtgtgtgtgcacatgtgtgtgCACAACCCACAGCCCTCAGCAAGCTCCCCCACATGAACCATGGACGACAAGGACAAATACAGACCTTTCGAGGACGCGAAGACACTCGCGCAAATCATGATGGCACCGCCAGGAACACTACCTCCCCGAGCTATGCGTAACCCCAAGCACAAACAAGGTGCAAGCTCTTTGGTGGCATTCCGTTCACCCAGCTGGACAGCCTGCCATCTTGGACTCTACAGGTGTTCAGTGAGAACATGGTGATAGCATGGAAGACTGCTGCCGAAGACTCCGTACGACATCTGACTCAGGTCGCGCGTAGTTCACCCATGTCTACCAATGCCCCTGATGCTGCCATACTACAAGACAGCAATCCACCAACCCCCAACAGCACAACTTCTGAAGAGAATGCCCTTTATTGCTGCCCAAACCTTCGCCAGAAGAGATGGACATGTCCTCGTCACGGAAGCGTCCTCGCCCCGAGGGCAGCAGGGATCACGAAGCAGACACACGGTGCAAGCTGGTCTCAGCCCCCTCCACTCATGTAGAGAGTGACActagcgctgatagcttggatTCATGGCTCTCGATTGGATCCCAATACACCGAAAACTCTACCGACAGTTCTGCAAGCAGCACTACGACCGGAGTGGCCTCAGTAATCTAAGTGAACCCCCTTGCTGTGACCAGAGGCCCTCCAGGCATACCCGCTGTTGATGGTACTGAGGAAAATGCAGCAGAAGGAATACTGTGTTCCCTCACCTCACAGCAGCTTTCCTGAAGGACGCGACAGATGCCCGTACCACAGGGAACCCTCGGAGGAACAGGAATCGGCGCAAGGCAAGAACTGTTTTTGCATCGCAGCATACAACGATTCCCCCACTCCCATTTGGAAACCAGTATACGCAGGCCACAGGCTCGACCACAACCATGGGGATGCCCCCAGCCCTCCACCTTTTCCAGAAACTTGATCTTCCCTATGAGCGAGACAGGTGACGATGAGGGCTCCAGACGGTCCGGTCAAAGGCTGCCCTACGCTGTACCAGGAGCCTGATCGCAGCTGCCCTGCCTGTGGCCCCTACAGTGGTGGGGACGGTGCTCTGCCGTTCCGCCTCTGCTGGAGGCTCGTTCCGGAACTGCCCAAGACAGACCCTAGCCCAGGCACTCTCATCGCACCCTAGAGTCGCTGCCATAAAGGTGAATCGACACAGAAACGTGGTAGCAGACTTCCCAGGATTGCCTCAAACAGctcttaaccctcacagagcTCAAGGGAACCCCAGTGACAGCACGACAGCCTGCAGTCCGCCGAACAAGTATGGGATTCCTCCGTAGGGTGGACAGCAACGCTGCTGGCGAGAACCTGCTGTCCGAACTCCAGTCGGAAGTACGGGTCCTATCGGCAACCAGAGAAGGCCGTACCATCACGCTGCGCTTCGAGGGGCCAGTTCCCCCAGACCACTTGACGCTCTTCAGAGTATGTTTCCCTGTCCGACCAGCCAGACCACGATCTCTCCAGTGCAGGCAATGTGGTCAGTATGGCCATGTGAAAGATACCTGCAACTGGCCAGACAGCTGCATCAGTTGTTGCCGGTCTCATCTAGGAGAATCAGACTGCCAGCGTTTCCATTGTGTGAACTGCGGTGGCCCTCATCGTGCTGACACACTTGACTGTCCTCGCTGGCAGGAGCAGAGACGAGTGGCTACCATTGTGGCTTCTTCGACGACAACCTTTTCCAGACGAGCAATTGCAGCGGTTGTGAGGGAGGAGACGAGGGAGGTTCGGTCCTATACAAGGGTAGTGAAGTGCCATGCTGCACCAGCCAGATCAACCCCAGCACCATGCAACCTCTGCCGGCCACTCCCTGTGGCGGCTACCAACACTCCAGCTGTGCCTGCAGCTTTGTCTGCTCCTGCTGTCCAGCCTCCTCTACATGTCTCCACGCCTGCTGCCGCTGCCCCTAAGACCCAGCCTGCTGAGGTGAGGCCCCCGCCCCGATGCCTCTAGTGGAGTAACTCCTGGGCGCCCTTCTGCTCTACTTGCAGGTAGTTGTTACTTTGCTTCTATCAGAGCACTCACTTCGTGCCATATGGCATGGCTGGTCCTCCACCAAGCTATGTCAGCCCTGACGTCCAAGTGTCCTCCAGTAATACGTCCACGGGCTGTGGTCACAGAGAGATGACTTCGCACCACACCTGCTTCACAACGACTACGACATCTTCACACTCCAGGAGGTCTACGCCTAGGCAGGGCAATTCCGACTACCAGGCTACGCCAGCTACAGCAGCCAGACCAGCTACACTCTGACCAACTGCCATGTTGCCCCCTGCCTAGTCGACAACCACATGCAAGAACTTGCCTGCTGTGCCGTCTATATGAAGCGGGACCTGCTGCAAGCTGAGGTATCCCTGGCTGACCTGGTCGGAGAGCCCTTCGAGTGCTGTGCTGTCTACGTTCACCTCGACGGGGCGACACCATGGTTGCCAGTATGTACGTCATACCCAAGGAGTCCTGGGTGGGACCCTAGCCCCAGTTGTCTGCAGCAACTTGGACATCGACTGTGGAAGGACTTTCTGCTGTGCGGTGACGTCAACGTCCCCCATACAGCCTGGGGTGGCCGCAAGACCGACTTACGAGGCCGAGAGGTGCGCAACATCCTGCTGCAACTTGGCCTGGTGATCCTGTTTGAATGCTGGGGCCATCATCTGCCTTTGTCGCGGAGCCAATGCCACCAGCACAGTCGTCGCCTTCAGCCTGGCCACGGAGGGTTGCTGGTACACCTGATCGTAGTTTTCGGACACCTGGGGTTCGGACCACCTGCCCGTACTACTGACCCCATTCCGAGGCAAGGCCCCCCAGAGACCAAGAGTACCGTGTGGTAGACTGGCGGGTATACCATCAGCTGTTCAGGCAGGACACAAGTGACAATACCTCATGCAACTAGTGGGTGACGGTGCCCGGGCTGCAACCATCATTGTCAAGGCACAGCGGGGGCAGCCTGTTCCAGACATCCAACACCTAGCCTTGAGTGCAGCGCGGAGGCGGGCAGAATGCCAGGCTATGAAGAAGGCTCAACCGTAGCTCTGAGCAGTGTTCTGGAAGGTCGACGCGTCTACAGATGCCATGCTCGACAACGCAGGAACCAGGGTTGGATGGGCATCTGCATCTCCATCGACCAATCGCAGGACGGGACCACGGCCTGGTGCCTGCTGATGGTGCCACGGCTTTTCAAACAAGTGATGTCCCTGGCCATCCACCTTTCCATCCATGCTGTCGCATGGCAGAACAGCTCGCCGACCAGTTTGCTGTGATGGACATTGCCCAGCTGCCTGCTGCACCACTTCCTGCTGTCCTGTAGTGCCCCACCGCTTGCGAGTATCCCGGGTGGACAGCCGCGCAAGTACAAGAACTGTGTTGCGAAGCCATCAGGATTCATGAACTCGAGGCAGCCCTTGAAGGATCAATGCGACGAAGTGCTCAACGGAGCTGATGGCATTACTTTCCAtatgctccgtaacctggacggaGTTGGCCGCCAGCACCTGCTGGAGTACTACAACAACGTCTGGAGCAGATGGGTCCTACTGGAGTCCTGGCGGACTGCTGTCATCGCCCAGATTGTGAAGCCCCAGAAAAAAGCCATGGCCCTCTCTTTGTACAGGCCAGTCTCTCACCTCTGCACCCTGCAAGGTGATGAAGAAAGTTGCTTTAGAGCGACTCGAGTGGATCGCTGACCAGCTCGAATTCTTCCCATAACAACTTACAGGCTTTGGACGCCACCGGTGCACAGCTGACTCCACCTCCGACGTCTTCGCCACTCTCGAGGATGCCAAGAGCTGCAGTGACGTTGCCCTGCTGCTCCTGCTAGACGTGGAGAGCGCCTTTGACGGTCTCTCACACGAGGTCGTCGAGACGGCCCTGGACCCACTTGGCGTCGACGGGTGCCTCCGCAGCTTCATCACCGCCTTCCTTTTCTGGCAGGACCTTCCGGGTTCGAGTCAGAAAAGAGACTAGCCAACCCAGGGATATCACTGCAGGCGTACCTCAGGGTTCCGTGCTGAGCCCCTTCTTGTTCAACCTGGTGATGGCAGGACTCGCAGGTTCTCTTCCGACTGGCACCAGGTTCCTGGCCAGCTGCTCTGTCTACGACAATGGCGTGGCACTCTCGGCCCGTGGACTGAGGGGTTTCATTCCAGCCATCAGGAGATTACTGCAGGCGGCCCTGGACGCGATGATCGCCTACCTGAGGGGCATCGGACTCAAGGTCTTCGCGACCAAGACCAAAGCCCTGCTGATTCATTTGCTGGTGGCAGCATGACACTACGTGAAGCAGCTGCTCCACCAAGCTGGCTCTACGGCTCAACCAGGCCTCTGCGTCCTCAGTCTTGCTGTACTTCTTCCTACTAATGGCTAAACACCTGCCAGGAGACTTGACCTGGAGGGACATCACAGGAGAGCAGTGAGGGCCATCCTGGGGCTCCCCAAGTACTCCCCCATGGCAGCGAACCTGGTTGATGCCAGAGAGGGGCCCCTGTCCCTGCACATCATCCAGCGTGCGCTGGGGCATGTTGACCGCCTTCACCGTGCCACCGACGGTAGTGCCCTCCTGGAGCGACATCCAACTTGCCGAGATCATAAATGGGCGGTCTCTGTGCACTCTACTACCAGAGTGGTCCGCGATCTGCCAGTCCCGGTGGCTCCTCCACCGCCTCATCACGGGCCGCTTGAAGTCCACTTGTCCTTTGACGAGGCAACTTTGCCCCGAACGCCTGCTGCAGCACTGTAACAGGCCGTCGTCTCCAAGCTCCAGGAGCAACTGGCAAGCCAGCTCCAGGTCTTCACCGACGAATCCGTCATGCCACGCGGTACAGTGGCGGCTGCCTGCGTCATCCCATCCTGAGTCGTCAGGAGGTAGTGCTGACTACCCTTCCCGACGAGCACGATGGCTGCGGAGCGGGGGACTACACCTGGCGGCGGACCTACTGGTCGAGGACACCCCTGCAGAGCCGGTTGCAGTTCTGTGCGACAGCAAGGCAGCTTTCCAGAGACTGGCTAACCACC encodes:
- the LOC142772245 gene encoding uncharacterized protein LOC142772245; translated protein: MRTHTGERPFSCVHCSASFLQKPHLVKHMRTHTGERPFSCVHCSASFLQKPHLVKHMRTHTGERPFSCVHCSASFLQKPHLVKHMRTHTGERPFSCVHCSASFLQKPHLVKHMRTHTGERPFSCVHCSASFFQKPHLVKHMRTHTGERPFSCVHCSASFLQKPHLVKHMRTHTGERPFSCVHCSASFLQKPHLVKHMRTHTGERPFSCVHCSASFLQKPHLVKHMRTHTGERPFSCVHCSASFLQKPHLVKHMRTHTGERPFSCVHCSASFLQKPHLVKHMRTHTGERPFSCVHCSASFLQKPHLVKHMRTHTGERPFSCVHCSASFLQKPHLVKHMRTHTGERPFSCVHCSASFLQKPHLVKHMRTHTGERPFSCVHCSASFFQKPHLVKHMRTHTGERPFSCVHCSASFLQKPHLVKHMRTHTGERPFSCVHCSASFLQKPHLVNHMRTHTGERPFSCVHCSASFSHKTTLAHHMFTHSDGRSFTCDECHASYSRKDSLKDHMSHCHAKKMA